A stretch of DNA from Ovis aries strain OAR_USU_Benz2616 breed Rambouillet chromosome 17, ARS-UI_Ramb_v3.0, whole genome shotgun sequence:
TcttactataaagaaaggtgcAGCAAATCCAGACCCAAAGAACAAAGTCATCATAGCTAGTAACCTCCACTTGTTTTCCACTGAAAATGGTATATTCTTCCCTGGACCCTCCTCACAGTGGCTCCGACGAATCACAGAGGTTGTGAACCTCAGGATGCTCTGTCCCAACATAGCGCTGTTGGACGCTCTACAAAAGATCCAGAGACCGGAGGCGGAAGAAACGGCGGCTGCAAACCTACCGCTTCTTGCCTCACGACCTTGCTCCTCTAActctccatgtccagttct
This window harbors:
- the LOC114108857 gene encoding cytochrome c oxidase subunit 7C, mitochondrial-like, translated to MLGQSILRFTTSVIRRSHCEEGPGKNIPFSVENKWRLLAMMTLFFGSGFAAPFFIVRYQLLKK